CGAAACGCGCCCTCGTCCGGGAAAACGTTTCGAGGAAGCAGATCATCATCACGGGCAATTCTGTGATCGACGCGCTGGCCTATGCGATCAAGAAGACCTACACGTTTCCCGACGAACGGTTGAATGAGTACGTGGAGGAAGGAAGAAAGATCGTCCTTCTGACGATGCACAGGCGCGAGAACTGGGGAACGCCGATGACCGGGGCATGCGAAGCAGTGAAAGCTCTGGCCAAGCGATATACTGACTATCGGTTCGTATTTCCGGTTCACCTGAACCCTATCGTCCGCGAAGTGGTCTACCCCATTCTCGGCAAGCTGAAGAATGTGATCCTGATCGAGCCTCTCCCCTACAGCGATTTTGTCAATCTGATGGCAAGGTCATACCTGATTCTCACAGATTCCGGCGGCGTGCAGGAAGAAGGTCCCTCGCTCGGGAAACCGATCCTTGTGCTCCGTACAGTCACCGAGCGTCCCGAAGCCGTGAAGTACGGAACGGTACAACTGGTCGGTCTCGATCCGGCGACAATTACCTCGACCGCACGGACGCTCATCGACAGCGAACGGGCGTACCAGAAGATGGCAACAGCGACAAATCCGTACGGTGACGGGCATGCATCGCGCCGCACAGTGCGGGCACTTGAACACTTTTTCGGTTTCTCCAGAATAGCACCATCAGAATTTCGACCTCGCTGAAGAAAGGCATCCATGATTCGTTTCGTCGTCAGTGTTCTGATCGTTTTGCTCAGC
This sequence is a window from Ignavibacteriales bacterium. Protein-coding genes within it:
- the wecB gene encoding UDP-N-acetylglucosamine 2-epimerase (non-hydrolyzing), whose translation is MKSERKNVAVVFGTRPDTIKMAPIILELQKHKHFHVTTIATAQHRQMLDQVLEVFGIRPDYDLNIMQPKQSLAGLTKNTLGALDDVLVETRPDIVLVQGDTTTTFVGSLAAFYRQIPVGHVEAGLRTQDKANPFPEEINRRLTSCIADLHFAPTSTAKRALVRENVSRKQIIITGNSVIDALAYAIKKTYTFPDERLNEYVEEGRKIVLLTMHRRENWGTPMTGACEAVKALAKRYTDYRFVFPVHLNPIVREVVYPILGKLKNVILIEPLPYSDFVNLMARSYLILTDSGGVQEEGPSLGKPILVLRTVTERPEAVKYGTVQLVGLDPATITSTARTLIDSERAYQKMATATNPYGDGHASRRTVRALEHFFGFSRIAPSEFRPR